AAGAACTACAGGAAGctcacaaaaatattttatatgaagctTGTTATGCACAGCATGCGCTAAAGAAGGGTCATTGTATGTTCATGTTACAAAACAGATGAAATATAACCAAAAATGTTCAGTGAATTAATTTATGTTAAGACtttgtcaaataaaatgaagaaaatatcaGATTTGCGGAGAACAGATCAGCAATCCCCTCACAGGGGCACATTGGTAAACCATGAAAGCATGACAAGCAAGGAGTACAAAGGAGAGCAACTTCTAAGACATAACAAGCAATAGCAACCAAGTACATATATACAGGCAATGACAATAACAAAGTTAGCAGCAGATGGCTGAATACTACAAACAAGCATTCATGCTACAGATAAAAGCACTGACTAATTCTCCTTGATTGAATGCAGTAAATCATGTtggtaaacaaacactaaaGCTAGCAGTTGTACAAACACAATACACACATGCGACATTATAATGGACAAAAAATGGAACAGCAGCTTATATAAGCACATATAGCTGAAgctgataaaaacaaataataaatgcaaacacaaatttaataaaaacatataaaaacacatgCGTGTATACTCCACCAGTGTTGTGTTGACAAGACTAACCAGGCTTACAAACAATGCACTTGCAGTCCCTTCCACTCCAAGTGGAGATAAGacttttaaattgattgtaatTTGAACAGGATCTGAAGTGATCTGGCAGTGAGTTTCACAGCACTGGTGCTGCATACTTGAACGATGTTTTACCATATGAAGATCTTCTCACTTgggatacatttaaaatatttgaatatctgaAGTAAGTTTGGGTATACATTTTGCCAACACGATCAGACAAAACAGTTgaagcaatatcattaaaaaataaaattttcttgAGCCATAGTTCTCAGTCGGCGGATTTGTAAGTAGTTTTGCCTCGTCAAATAACATAGTAAAGGAAGAATAATAATCGCCATGGACCAATCTAAGTGCTTTCTCCTAATCTTCTCCATTTTTTTCTATACTAAAGTGCCAAGCTAGTGAACAGAAATTAAAATTTGACAGTACAATTGTGTAAAATAAAGTGAGTCTGTTTAATCTTCTCAGATTTCTACCAATTCTCTTAAGGATATTTACTTCCTGTACAGCTTTTTACATATACTACTTATGTGTGCATCAAAATTCTGCTTGCAATCAATATCCACAACCAAGAGCTTGACGACTTCATCACATGATATTTGTGTACTGCCAAGACTGAAAACAGGAGACTTGCTTACGAGTTTCTTGCCCACAGCAATTGCCTGGAACTTGTCTGGGTTAGCCTGTATGCAGTTGAAAGGGATCCACTCAACAAGATTTCTGCTTGATCACTTCGTCAAGCTCAGGGGATGGGAAGGAGAAGGTGTTATCATCAGCATGGTTATACAGAGTGCCTTGcgctataaaatagaaaatatcattgataaaaacgttaaaaagtaattgtccTAAAATAGATCCCCTGGAAACACCTCTCTGTATATCTGCCCATGAATTAACAATATAACCAAtcttaatttgttgttttttgtcagtcaaataatattttaacaatttagaaGAATTCACAGAGATGCGATAAGCAGACAATTTGtgtaataaaatatcatgaGATAATCAATCAAATGCTTTAGATAAATCCATTAGAATGGCAGCTACATATTCATTTGGATCTAACTTCTAACACATTACGTTAAAaactaacttcacgcacatcgATAGAGGATGCAATTATACAAATTTTACAAGATTTCCAAGTGGGAAAGCAAGATATACAAAGCAGAAAGCAAGATTtagtattttcttttaataacgTTCCATATTAATTACGGgatgattttaatcagaatgcATGTTATTTACCAAAAAGACATACCAGAAAAACATGGTGGCTTATCTTTGCTATTTCTCAAACCACCCCTCTGAGCATTTTTGCAAGTTCGACCTTTTCCGCCGAAACACTCTTTAAGCAGCCAAAATGGAAAAGCTCATCACCGCGCTTAGGTCAATCCATCCTCCATTGACCAGGTGGCGTGTATTTGGCCGCGTGCTGAAATCTGCGACTTCCAATGCGTCCACCACCGGCCGCGAATCGGGGATGGCTCCCGATAGAGACAGCTGCCGGGCTAGGTGGGCGTCGTCGTGCCGATGGTAGTTTATCGCCTTTTGGTCCGAAAAGGTGGCCGATCATTTTAAACTAACTATGAAAGAACAGTGGTTTCGGGTAAACCTGATCCACAACTCACAACTGTACTTAAGTCATCTCTCAATATTAAGTCTATCGACATCAAAGGTAATTCAGAGTTGtaagtgcgttcatagtacgttGATTTACTAGGTTATATGCAAATTGGCATAACCAGTTCTCCGTGTGGAGGTTCAGGGCCTATATATACATAAGTCGACCCCTTTAGGATTAaacatgcttttctctgaagggatttGTTGCGTCTTTGGTCTCGCACGTTACAGAATCATATACTATATACtctgttttaaaaagaacatactttcattgattttaaactttagtcaatatttcaataaaaaagtgtaGTCTACAACAAAATAAGGTAACTTTGTACAGCTCAATGTTTTTGAGAATATAGCCCAAGtacatttttgtaataatatttccCACAACACATGCTATGAGTAAATTCGTgtttaaaatgagtaaaaaattCCAgggttttaataaaacattccaTGTTGCAAAACCTGTTCAAGAGATTGAAATTTgactttttatatttgtgtctggtattaatagtattataataTCTCGATAAATGACGAGCTTCTTTGTACATCGGACCCTTTATATGTCCCAGTCGTGAGTCGATCAAGCGGACATACTTATCACCTCCTTATTTTGACACTCCGTGGTATTGCTGAATATGCCTAGGTCAAAGACCGCCACGCCTACCACAAACTTGCGAATTGCACGGCGCAGACAATCAGCCAGCGTCTCGAGGGCGTGCTTGGTGACGTGATAGGCGGAGTTCGCAGGCCACGAGTAACGCCCCTTCACGCTCGTTACTATCGTTTGTATGTGTGTTGTGGCGAAGACTTATTTTATTAGAGTAAAACAGACAATATACGTTATCACGTGATAGGCGGAGTTTTCCGGCTACAGGTACCGCCCCTTCTTGCCCGTGACTTTcgtgtgtatgtgtatattgtGCAACAGGTGTAGCAAGTATACGCTAAGAATATTATAATACGGCTGTATTATGATAATATCATGCATGTATATGTTCATGTTGCATGAACAAAAAGTGTGACcgataaaatacatgtatgtccatcGATTAAAAAGGGACGGTTTACAAGTTGTTATCAATAAAGAGATAAACATAGTTAGTTTGTGCACATTTCCTTCAgctcgattgtgaagaaagctgaTAACTAAGTGGATCCCTCTCGATTCCGGCGCATGGGTAGAAACCAATCTATTACttttaagaagttttgaaaTGGGGGGAAATATACTGCACAGCAAGCGAGATATGCTTCTATTTCAGGACGACGATCCAGGCAGTATGACCAAACTACTGGAGCTCCTGGCTACGCGCACAAGCGTTCAGGTGGAATAAACTGACGACTCTTCAGACGAGGAGAGCGAGGACATACATAGCAGACGAGGTATCAGACGACATTAAAGCGCTTACAGAAGACATTGATCTGAATCGATAGGGTATTCTTAAAGGTGTGTGTTTCAACATGGTTATTGCACGTTTCTGTTTATTACTAAATGTACTACCAATAAACATTTAGCTACGAGACAATGATTGATTGCTCACTTTTAAGACAGCCAAGCGGAAAGTAAAAACCTAATAAATGTTCATTAGtgaaacacttttataatgtacattttacattttttttgcgtCGTGTAAACACTCTgcttttaaacagtattttataaattatctcACACCCTCTATCACTTGAGTAACATatatcaggggcggatccaggaattgacgttaaaGGGCTGCGTAACTTAGGAACGCATTCTTTTaacatgcccccccccccctgagaaCCGAAAATATATGGCGTTAACTATTTGCATGTGGGTTTGGGGTTACTACCTCAAGaccattaaaacaatttatagttAAAAGAGGTGCATTTTGAGCATGTTTATTCCTTTTCTCTCCCATATTGATATAACAAGTacacttggacgattttagaagAGGCGCGCGATGGATGCGCCCCCTCTAAATCTGCTAGTGTATATTATTTCGGTATGACTCCCAACCTTAACCATGCGGAACAAATACTAAACAACCCACAGTACCTAGTAATGATACCTTTTGAGTGTCTGCTTACCACGTGCCAACCTCGTGATACTCCGGGTACTCCGCAAAAATACACGGAGTACCAAAAAGGGGGTCATCAGCCGaagtgaaatacattttaaatcatgGGAAGTAAGACTAAAAAGGGAGTCTCCAGTCTCATGCATCGGaagtgaaaacattttaatcatgGATAGAAGTCTACAGAAGGagttcttgttcttgttcttaTTTCATTCAGATTCTTGGATTTTCCATCGAGTTCAATTTCACTTGAAAAACACTTAAGTACGTGACTGTATAACACATAAGTTTCcttacaagtttgttttttaatttccgCAATCTGTTTTCAATCAGCAACAATGAGGTGCAATAAATATAACTAGATAAAACTCATCCAACAAGGAAGAAAATGCATGGATGGCTGGGGGGTCATATGATGTACAGTGTTCCCTATATATACGTGTTAGAACGACCATGCGTCGCATTCTCCCGTGTTAACTCGACGGAGTCACCATGAATCGAGCAGTTCTGACgttgttatgcatgtgtgtCCTGGCGCCGTGGGTGCGCACTATGAGTGTGACCAAGGATAGATTTACGGACATGCAAACAGTCGCAGGTGTGGCAGTTtatacatttcataataatacatggttgttttattataatcattcttcttctttttcttcttcttcttctgctgctttttctttcttctttttcttaatcattacgaattttaactttcgcgggtgtttcaAAGATTCGCTACGCTCTctccacccattcttaatcatcaagATTTTAATCAATGTCATCAaactataacattataataCCGATGTATATTGAAACAGAATGTCAGACTTATATTTCAGGTGGCATTgcatataaaactataaaaaagatccgtcattttaagaattttCAATTGGGGGAAATTAAAATATACTGCCCGGCAAGCGAGATATGATTCTATTTTCAGACGGTGGTGAAGGCGGTTTGGCCAAACTACTGGAACTCCTGGCTACGAGCACAAGCGCTAAGGCGGAAGAAGCAGACGAATCATCAGACGAGGAGAGCGTGGTCATAACAGACAAAGTATCAGACGAAATCATCAAAGCGCTTGCAGAAGACATTGATCTGAATCTCGAGGACATTGTTAAAGGTAATGGGTGTTTAAACATGCTCATAACACGTTTCTATTTACTTCATTTAGCTACGAGATAATGATTGATTGCTTACTTCTGTTATCACTTGAATTCATACTTTTAAGACAGACAATCGCAACTGCCTAAAAGTTTTTATCctgataaaatacaaatgtgtaATATACTTattcaatcgtaacaactcggccatctccatCAAGCTCCGAGATAGACAATTATGTCAATAGTCGATTATGTTGAATAATGgctgaggtgttccgattgatactTCTTGTACTAAATATTATATCACATCATCGTTTCTAAAGttgaaagaaaattgcaaaataaagtgCAGCTGTAATTATTGTAGGCATTAATAGCTGTATTCATATTGAATAATGGGCAATTGTcatagaaacaaaaatattatttagttttatagACGTATTTTGTAACGGTGCTTGCACAGTATTAAAACGCCTTGATTATAATATAGCTTTCGCCAAATctaataacaaaaacacacgTTCCCCTATATGTTGGTAGGATATTTGACAAACACAAGactaatgttttatgattgCTATTGTACTAGAATTAATTTTTCGAGCCCTCATACAGGTTGTAGCCACGGAAAGTGCAGTTTCTGTACCAAAGGCAAGTTCCTGAAGGTGTGCGTCAATGCCGGCCTGGTCAAGCTGGGATTTCAGGTAAACATCCATCGACTGTGTGAAGTTATTCCTGAAAAATTTCCGTTTTGAGCGGTTTaaacgtttatttattttccgggtgtttatttaatcaacaaATAAACCTGACTATGAGTCATATATCACAATTACAATCTACATTGAATGCGttaacaagtttcaagtttcacgTGTATTGGCAATATAGGCAATACATAAGCCTTTGGCCATGaacatatatgctacgtcggaaggcaagattttgcttaaaatgaagacttaaatcaaagataacttttcttatactacaccattttcaatacaacaaagggcagtctatgccactaaAAGAGCaccgcctttgttttattaccgaagtttgataaggtggttagttttatcaaacacttcgacaaacctgtttccaaaataatgttttgacagtgctccgttagacggccgtattgtgaaaaggtttgtcgaagtgtttgaagaaactaaacactcaatcaaactctggtaaaagaccgaaggcggggcttcGTAAGTGGCGTTGACTGCGACAAgtttcatctaaaatggtgaagatatagtgaagttatctttgttttaagtcttcattcgaagcaaaatattgccttccgacgtagcatttatgacgcaatttatcacgtggtatacgcACACTGATACACATAGGATGAGATGTACACAAATGGAAAAggtgacaaatacaaaataaactaaaaaaaacaaacaaaaatacaactaCATTTCACACGTACTTAGTATAGAGAACACAATCATTATTTACTTTATTGTACTATCTAACTATGAAGCATCTGCATCAATGCTGGCAGAACGTCGTTGAAAAgcattgtaaatgtatttagaTACATGTCTTAtattgttggtgttttttttgaAGACATTAAAACCCTATATTTATTCAAGGTATTCTATGAATTGGAAATATTGAATTGTAGACGTAAATCATAATACAAAGGACAAGCaagcaaaacatgaaattcaGACTCAACTATAGTATTGCATAGTTTACATTTTCGTTCTAAACGTGCAACATTATTGAACCTTCCAACTTCAATTTCAAGAGAGTGAGAACAAAGTCGCAATCTCGATAATgctgttctatatatatatcattcatatttaaatcgAGAtacttttcaaattcaaaatttaccttgaatatttataataatttaccTTCGGTTGTGAATGAATGGTATCATTCGAGTGTTGTACTattccatataaacagccgcttcagagtctttgacgatttttgtgtTGGTTAATATAGGGAACACAAttaatatccaaatgttaaaaaacgttccctatacgcgcattattgtggcaaGTGTTGTACATATTGATCGTGGATGCGTTGTCTTAATGATATACAACAAGAATTGTTTATATGATCAGAAGACCAAACATAACTAAAACCGAGGGTGTCTAACACATTCTTTACAGATTTAGACATTGCAGTAAACAAAACTAACATCATTAACTtgttcacaatatatatatatatatatatatatatatatatatatatatatatatatatatatatatatatatatatatatatatatatatatatatattataagcacttttttatttcgaagaaaagtgtggcaaatcataaggagtgttaaaactaaaatactaaAAGCTTTAAAAGCTAAGATACTAgcggctggaacccttcaacaaatgttgatatatactcAAACATTGTCTTTAAATTCTCGCTAATGTTTTggcaacaaaaatataaataaagtataacAACCCTGGTTGTAGTGGAAAGTGGGATGCCTTAACCACTCGCCCACAAACACTTATTGCAACACAATATTGATAAGCCAATTAAGCTACAACCTTTTGCTGAATCGCTTTACCAAATCTtttcaaaatcgtggacttAAAGACAATGTCCCTTTAAAACTCCCAATGATTTGCCACATTCTATTTCGTAATTAAACAAAATccgtaaaaagtgcatttttacaCAAACCATGATTGTTTACGGgagcaaaacattaaaatattaatgacttttCGAAGGGATTTTTTTTGGAATGGAAGAGTACTCTTAAGTTCAATTCAATATCATATCTGATTGCCTTCATTGCAGAGATATGTAAttaaagtatacatgtatacactcgTTACTGTTACAGCTGAGCGTCACAGTAAACGGCCACACAGTCTACCGGAAGGTAGTGAGTATTCGGAACCCGCCGCCGTTCTGCGTCAACAATGTCCCGTTCCTAAAACACGTGGCAAACTTCTGTATCCAGATCTACAACGTTGACCTCGCTAAGAAGTCCGCGTGCGTCAAGGTCACGTTCAAGGTCTTTGGGAAAAAGATCTCGCTGAAGGTCGGTTGCTTCAAGATCCCCCATGCCATGCTGGAAGGGATGGATACAGCCGATGTTTCTGTCGACCAGGGCAGCGCTCTGATGTTTACACCATACCAGAAAAACAATTAACTTAGCTTACAAAAGACAATGGCGAATCGCAATACCATTAAACTGTTTgatcttgatttttttcatgatatgaATAATTGCACACGCAATGCAATGTCAGCACTAAAGAAGTACTTGTCAAACTGTGATAGCAAATAAATTGATgcattgttcttgttttactcacatttttgaatgttctagaattgaattaaatgattTGGTAGTCTAACCACCAATGACACAATCGTTACAACTCGGACATCTCCGGCAAACTTCGAGAGAgtcaattattttagataatGGTGTTCCGATTGCAAATGACACTAATTGTATACGGGACTCATCCATTAATGTGTATTTCGTGAAAAAAGggaataaataaaacttaataattacACTATTTACTGTAGAACTGTAACTTTCCTTTTGGTTTAATAATTCCGTCATGACCTTTCGTTTTCCGCATCCTCGGAACCCAGTTGAttcataatgtatttaaaactcCATTACCTGCGTAAGACGggtattttatcattgaaaattCCACCGTTGATTGAGGataacacatatttttaaaaatcagtttgacccctgttgttttttcactaaAAATAAATCCTGCCTCCATTTTCTTGATTCTGGTGAATTGGATATGTCCGATGGTTTTGGTTCGCATACATTTTACTGTAGAAGATGGCCGAGTGTTACTAATGAGCAAGCCATGGTCATTTTACTTTACTTCAAAAaatgaaagcgctgaaagcgttgaaaaTCTGCAAGCGCGACGAACGTGAGTGTATACCCTTTTCAATTATGTTCACAGGCAAtgaaaatcaaatcaaaataatattttgagtgaatccaaactacaaccgatatgTGCCTATCATAACATAATAATAGGTAAtgcaaattgatcaatgttttattcaattacatgtagctagtttcataacagtaactgataaacctatatgtGGACATTGCTTTAATCTCGCAATTTTATTGCTAGTGTAAAGTAAATCCGATATTTGGTGAGgatgttttgactatttgtagtaAGTAAAGTAAGGTAGTGTCTTAAGGTTGATTTCATGTTCACATTAACGTTGCAATCGAAGTTAGAGCGAGAACGACCTCCGACAAGGACCGAAATCAAAACAGGCTCCAGACATCGGTTAGAACAAGAGCTGTTGTGAAACAGTATGCCCTAATCGCCGCTTTGTCAGAAACATGTGGAAGATTGATGGGAGGTATTATTAGAGATAATGCATTGATAATGAATTGTTGCACAAAGTTGTTACGATAGTGACGGTCAAGGTTTCCATAAGACTGTTGACTTTGACCTTAGCCTTTGATCGACTGATCTCAAATCATTAGAAGTCATCTACTGCTCAAGGGTAACACATAACGAAATTATCATGGTCCTAGGTAAAATCGTTCTAATGTTATTATGCGGACAAGACTTGGTCtaccaaccgaccgaccgacttaCCATTCGACCGACCGACATTTACCAACATATACGACCCTTTTTCAAAAAGATAACATCGTGGTAAGACAATACCATACGCCACCCGGGAATCGAACAAGGGTCTGAAGAATGGGAATACCACTACATAATCATCGCAATACGTTCACTACTTTCCCTCACCTCACCACGAGGATCAATTATCACACAGCGGCccgctacgccgtgtattaacctctttaatacatatgtttgtttttcttattttgtaagtttaaagtctcctttttaaaattttacctGTACTCCAGTTATGCATTCTTATTTCCTTCTGGCTTGACTACGATGTGTAAActcactctcaaattaaatttgtttttttagagATAGCAAAAaggcaaacaacattttgttgttatttcattttcatgttcaaattaAATTGATCACCTTGAACATTCCACAACACGTCTATCCATTTTTTTCTGACATCGCAGGCTGCAAGGCGTTAGGACttgtatgtaaaattataagTACGCCATTCTGGAATCTGCTGGaagataagaaaaaaatatcttggaaatggacttatattatttaatgttgAAGTCTGGACTGAAAGATGCAAAGAGAATGTTGCAGAGTTAAAGGCAAGGTGAGGCCATTTGGAGACACCGTGAAAGTAAAAGGAGATGTAGTGTATGAAGCTTTGATTGAGAACAGTGAATATGACAATGAATTGAGCTGTTTCTTTCAGTAATACTGGTAATCTTGACAaactattgtaaaaaaaattcaaggacTTTCTACCAGGTGGTGTGTTTAGTAACACGTCAGAAgagatgaaaaacaaaatgagatgTGTGGAGAAACACAATAAATACAGTGAACGTATATTTGCTTACTATGATAACGTACTTAGGTACATACCACACATTCGAACTCTGGCATCTGAAGCCTATGTTACCTTTGCCATGAATAAAACTGGTGATTGGCTTAGAGAAAAATCTGAAGATAAACTGAGAGATCTTTTATCTCAAGCCAGAAGACGGATGGAAACAGTCAGACAACAGTTCAGACAGAGACAAGCTAACATCGTCCAGCGAAGACAGGAAAAGTTGCAAGAAAGTTGAAGATTAAAGGAAGAGAAAGAGGCAAGAAGATTGCAACAGCAAGTAGAACTAACAAACCAGATGGCATAATATGGTCTGTGGCAATCAGATGAACAGGTCGATGGGGCATTGGCAACAATAACCACAAAGAAAGAGAAAGTGAAAGCCCTAAAGGCGCAATTTAAGTTAAGAAAAGAGGTGTTGAAACAATCAACAGATGACCAAAAGGTGTATAGATACTCAAAAGAAGtcaatggaaaaaaatgtgcaGCTCAAAGGTAGACTTGAGAGTTAATGTTAAGATATTAGTAAGTCACGCAAAAACTGTACTAACCACTGAAAGCCAGGAGGGCACCATCTTTGTAGGAAAAAGAGTCAGACATCAATTCATCGAGAAGGACGAAAGTGTATGGTATATTGGAAAAGTGATATCTCAAGTATGTTATAAATCATTTGGTTATGAAATTTGTTGtctgtggagttttgtgttgctGTTCTGTGTTTACGGCTCTTTTTTTGCTTTTGCCCTGTGCAATTGAACGGACCTTTTTTTGCTTTTGCCCTATGCCATTGAACGGGCCTTTTTTTGCTTTTGCACTTTGCCATTGGACGGGGTTAATACTTAAGCTTTCAACTACTTgacttgtgtctctagtttaaattattttcatattcaaatattagTCTTgtcaatataacatttattttggtataaacgtaacattaacattttttggCTTTGATATAAAGATGGGTACAAACCTTCGAGTTCAATCTTGAAACTATTAATGCAGATTGTTAATTAAAaagcatataaataaattaaattccTGCTTTTAAAAGctatttattcaaaaattaataaatgtcttttaagacgttaaaattgtatatagaaattttcattgaaatatttcaaatattttctctgCAAATACTCATTCATGTTGGCACTCGGATATTGGTTTTTACATCAAATATGAGGACGATGAGGCTGTATACACATACAAGCTGATGCAGGATTATGGGGAAAACCTACAGGTTATTGtctgaagaaaataaatgtgtgatTTCAGTGTTTCAAAAAGGatttaacaacaataataacagaCATAAACTATGCAGTATTTTGACAGACAGTTTTTCGAACGGTGGTCATCTTCATTGTAACATAACTTTGTACTGAATAAAGGTTATTCAAGAAGAGTGACAATatagaattaaatataaaaagatgtTTCTATTGATATATTACACtagcatattttctttttaaaaaaaaattggcttgttATTGCAATTTCTGCACGAATCACTGTCATCTGTCTTTTCATGTCCTAAATGtctcaattcaattcaataaacatgaacacatagCAAATAGAACGACtatttgtacttaaataaaccAATACCTCATATTATTGATGTCAACATGTTAGTACAGTGGCTGTTTTTCAAGCGAATTGAATTTTGCCgcttcctttgttttgttttttgacgttcggaactcatcggccattttatcgaaaacctTGGATGGACAGTTAACATACtcaaaagtggtacgtttaagtccgctgcaagtagatcgcgtagtaattttattcagcagttaaactttgtgacttaactcttgagaatcttaatggtgtttgcaataatttccttcattggcaatcaatttaaacttagatcaataaatacaactctaaaacactacatttaattaatgatataattcaaaaaatacgaactacttcaactgatgttcCGGCaaacatccgatgttgttttcgataaattggccgaggagctccgaatggatGTTTGAATGTCAACG
The DNA window shown above is from Mya arenaria isolate MELC-2E11 chromosome 6, ASM2691426v1 and carries:
- the LOC128237009 gene encoding uncharacterized protein LOC128237009, encoding MNRAVLTLLCMCVLAPWVRTMSVTKDRFTDMQTVADGGEGGLAKLLELLATSTSAKAEEADESSDEESVVITDKVSDEIIKALAEDIDLNLEDIVKGCSHGKCSFCTKGKFLKVCVNAGLVKLGFQLSVTVNGHTVYRKVVSIRNPPPFCVNNVPFLKHVANFCIQIYNVDLAKKSACVKVTFKVFGKKISLKVGCFKIPHAMLEGMDTADVSVDQGSALMFTPYQKNN